In Methylobacterium aquaticum, the following are encoded in one genomic region:
- a CDS encoding ABC transporter substrate-binding protein, with protein sequence MRSRVIGYALGLSLAALASGARAADTVSDGVVKVGILNDLSGIYSDFTGRGSAVAAQIAIDEMGGNVLGAPVELVAADHQNKPDIAANLAREWFDQGKVDMIADFPTSSTALAVMEIARQKNRVTMLSAGVAMAAITDKCSPLSAQWMVNTYALAAGTAKALMKAGKKSWYFVTADYTFGHSLEKDAAAVVEAEGGKVLGVSRHPFPGGDFSSYMLKAQSTGAQVIALANAGSDTVNAVKQAAEYGIGRSDKQVIAPLLTYITDVKSLGLAKAQDMYLTEAFYWDYDDRSRAFAEKYFAKMKRMPSASQAAIYSAVLSYLKAIQAAGTDEAGAVMKQLRSMTIDDAVIRNGRLRADGALVHDLLLLQVKKPAESKRDWDFYHVKAVLKGDDVYPKPSEACPLNAKG encoded by the coding sequence ATGCGGTCGCGTGTCATCGGCTATGCCCTCGGTCTGTCCCTCGCCGCCCTGGCCTCGGGCGCCCGCGCGGCCGACACGGTCAGCGACGGGGTGGTCAAGGTCGGCATCCTCAACGACCTGTCGGGCATCTATTCCGACTTCACCGGCCGCGGCTCGGCGGTGGCGGCGCAGATCGCCATCGACGAGATGGGGGGCAATGTGCTGGGCGCTCCCGTCGAACTGGTCGCCGCCGACCACCAGAACAAGCCCGACATCGCCGCCAACCTCGCCCGCGAGTGGTTCGACCAGGGCAAGGTCGACATGATCGCCGACTTCCCGACCTCCTCGACGGCTCTGGCCGTGATGGAGATCGCGCGCCAGAAGAACCGGGTGACCATGCTCTCGGCCGGCGTGGCCATGGCGGCGATCACCGACAAGTGCTCGCCCTTGAGCGCGCAATGGATGGTCAACACCTACGCGCTCGCCGCCGGCACCGCCAAGGCGCTGATGAAGGCCGGCAAGAAGAGCTGGTACTTCGTCACCGCCGATTACACCTTCGGCCATTCCCTGGAGAAGGACGCCGCCGCGGTGGTCGAGGCCGAGGGCGGCAAGGTCTTGGGGGTCTCTCGCCATCCCTTCCCGGGCGGCGATTTCTCCTCCTACATGCTGAAGGCGCAGAGCACCGGCGCCCAGGTGATCGCGCTGGCCAATGCCGGCAGCGACACGGTCAACGCCGTCAAGCAGGCCGCCGAATACGGCATCGGCCGCAGCGACAAGCAGGTGATCGCGCCGCTGCTGACCTACATCACCGACGTGAAGAGCCTCGGCCTCGCCAAGGCCCAGGACATGTACCTGACGGAAGCGTTCTACTGGGATTACGACGACCGCTCGCGCGCCTTCGCCGAAAAGTACTTCGCCAAGATGAAGCGGATGCCGAGCGCCTCGCAGGCCGCGATCTACTCCGCCGTCTTGAGCTACCTGAAGGCGATCCAGGCGGCGGGTACCGACGAGGCCGGGGCGGTGATGAAGCAGCTGCGCTCCATGACCATCGACGACGCGGTGATCCGCAACGGCCGCCTGCGCGCCGACGGGGCGCTGGTGCACGACCTGCTGCTGCTCCAGGTGAAGAAGCCGGCGGAATCGAAGCGCGACTGGGATTTCTACCACGTCAAGGCGGTGCTCAAGGGTGACGACGTCTACCCGAAGCCGAGCGAGGCCTGCCCGCTGAACGCCAAGGGGTGA
- a CDS encoding branched-chain amino acid ABC transporter permease: MTDITLQAFMAQLTIGLIGGCFYAMLSMGLAIIFGLLNIINFTHGAQFMMAAFLAWIGLTQVGPWLGQPDLQVNFWLALVLAPALVAVFGMAIERTLLRRLYHLDHLYGLLLTFGVALVMEGGFRYFFGVSGQGYEPPEILQGPVDVGFMLLPKYRVFVVAASLLICLSTWYLFERTKLGAYLRAGTENPRLLQAFGINVPVMITLTYGFGVALAGIAGVLAAPIMQITPLMGGSLLNIVFAVVVIGGLGSILGAMLTGLGLGLIEGLTKVVYPEASTVVVFVIMALALLLRPAGLFGREA, encoded by the coding sequence ATGACGGACATCACCCTTCAGGCTTTCATGGCTCAGCTCACCATCGGGCTCATCGGCGGCTGTTTCTACGCCATGCTGAGCATGGGGCTGGCGATCATCTTCGGCCTGCTCAACATCATCAACTTCACCCACGGCGCGCAGTTCATGATGGCGGCGTTCCTGGCCTGGATCGGGCTGACGCAAGTCGGGCCCTGGCTCGGCCAGCCCGACCTCCAGGTGAATTTCTGGCTCGCCCTCGTCCTGGCGCCGGCCCTCGTCGCCGTGTTCGGCATGGCGATCGAGCGCACCCTGCTGCGCCGGCTCTATCACCTCGATCACCTCTACGGCCTGCTCCTCACCTTCGGCGTCGCCCTGGTGATGGAAGGCGGCTTCCGGTACTTCTTCGGGGTGTCGGGCCAGGGCTACGAGCCGCCGGAGATCCTGCAAGGCCCGGTCGATGTCGGCTTCATGCTGCTGCCGAAATACCGGGTCTTCGTGGTCGCGGCCTCGCTGCTGATCTGCCTTTCCACCTGGTATCTGTTCGAGCGCACCAAGCTCGGCGCCTACTTACGCGCCGGCACCGAGAATCCGCGCCTGCTCCAGGCCTTCGGCATCAACGTGCCGGTGATGATCACGCTCACCTACGGCTTCGGGGTGGCGCTCGCCGGCATCGCCGGGGTGCTGGCCGCGCCCATCATGCAGATCACCCCGCTGATGGGCGGGAGCCTGCTCAACATCGTCTTCGCCGTGGTGGTGATCGGCGGCCTCGGATCGATCCTCGGCGCGATGCTGACCGGGCTCGGCCTCGGGCTGATCGAGGGCTTGACCAAGGTGGTCTATCCGGAGGCCTCGACCGTGGTGGTCTTCGTCATCATGGCCCTGGCGCTGCTCCTGCGCCCGGCCGGCCTGTTCGGGCGGGAGGCGTGA
- a CDS encoding branched-chain amino acid ABC transporter permease, with protein sequence MTSRHLFAALVAGLLVVPLVPGLVYPIFVMKVMAYGLFACAFNLLLGFTGLVSFAHAAFLGTAGYVTGALMIRLGAHPLGVPVSFAAGVAAAALVGFAIGGLAIRRRGIYFAMITLALSQIVYFLAVQFRWTGGEDGLQGIPRGTLLGFVDLSSDTAMYYVALALFVAGFLFIHRVVHSPFGQILQAVRDNEARAVSLGYDASRFQLLAFVLSAAVAGYAGALKALVFGLVSLNDVSLHTSTEVVLMTLLGGVGTLVGPLVGAALVVGLQNYLATIGDLVTVVIGLIFILCVSFFRRGVVGEWLHWRQRRAARTAPPSPRSSPVAEAA encoded by the coding sequence ATGACGTCCAGACACCTGTTCGCCGCCCTCGTCGCCGGGCTCCTCGTGGTGCCGCTGGTGCCGGGGCTGGTCTACCCGATCTTCGTCATGAAGGTGATGGCCTACGGGCTGTTCGCCTGCGCCTTCAACCTGCTGCTCGGCTTCACCGGCCTCGTCTCCTTCGCCCATGCCGCCTTCCTGGGCACCGCCGGCTACGTCACCGGCGCGCTGATGATCCGGCTCGGCGCCCATCCGCTCGGGGTGCCGGTCTCCTTCGCGGCGGGCGTCGCGGCGGCGGCTCTCGTGGGCTTTGCCATCGGCGGCCTCGCGATCCGGCGCCGCGGCATCTACTTCGCGATGATCACGCTGGCCTTGTCGCAGATCGTCTACTTCCTGGCGGTGCAGTTCCGCTGGACCGGCGGCGAGGACGGCTTGCAGGGCATCCCGCGCGGCACGTTGCTCGGCTTCGTCGATCTCTCCAGCGATACGGCGATGTACTACGTGGCGCTCGCGCTCTTCGTCGCCGGCTTCCTGTTCATCCACCGGGTGGTGCATTCGCCCTTCGGCCAGATCCTCCAGGCGGTGCGGGACAACGAGGCGCGGGCGGTGTCGCTCGGCTACGACGCCTCCCGCTTCCAGCTCCTCGCCTTCGTCCTCTCGGCGGCGGTGGCGGGCTATGCCGGCGCCCTCAAGGCCCTGGTCTTCGGCCTCGTCTCGCTCAACGACGTGTCGCTGCACACCTCGACCGAGGTGGTGCTGATGACGCTGCTCGGCGGCGTCGGCACCCTGGTCGGGCCGCTCGTCGGCGCCGCCCTGGTGGTCGGGTTGCAGAACTACCTCGCGACGATCGGCGATCTCGTCACGGTGGTGATCGGCCTGATCTTCATCCTCTGCGTCTCGTTCTTCCGCCGCGGCGTCGTCGGCGAGTGGCTGCACTGGCGCCAGCGCCGCGCCGCCCGGACCGCGCCGCCGAGCCCCCGGTCGTCCCCGGTCGCCGAGGCGGCCTGA
- a CDS encoding dihydrodipicolinate synthase family protein — protein sequence MWTGVIPAVTTKFTADGALDHAEMERCFALQMQAGCDGLIVCGSLGEGPMLSPDERLAVMKTALSVAGPHPVLMTVSEAGTREACALAARAAKAGASGLMVVPSPIYHTDEDETVATLSAVAAAGDLPVMIYSNRVAYRVDVTPRIMERLAGDTRFVAIKESSDDIRRTTEIINHFGDRFAVLTGVDNLAFEALSVGAVGWVAGLVVAFPEETVAIYRLMKAGRTAEALEIYRWFRPLLDLDVSTFLVQNIKLAEALAIGSTEHVRMPRKPLSGERRAAVEAIVRTALERRPSLKLAA from the coding sequence ATGTGGACAGGTGTCATTCCCGCCGTCACCACCAAGTTCACCGCCGACGGGGCCCTCGACCATGCCGAGATGGAGCGCTGCTTCGCGCTCCAGATGCAGGCCGGCTGCGACGGGCTGATCGTCTGCGGCTCCCTCGGCGAGGGCCCGATGCTGTCGCCCGACGAGCGCCTCGCGGTGATGAAGACCGCCCTGTCGGTCGCCGGTCCCCATCCGGTGCTGATGACCGTCTCCGAGGCCGGCACCCGCGAGGCCTGCGCGCTCGCCGCGCGTGCCGCCAAGGCCGGCGCCTCGGGCCTGATGGTGGTGCCGAGCCCGATCTACCACACCGACGAGGACGAGACCGTCGCGACCCTGAGCGCCGTCGCGGCGGCGGGCGACCTGCCGGTGATGATCTATTCCAACCGCGTCGCCTACCGGGTCGACGTGACGCCCCGGATCATGGAGCGGCTGGCCGGCGACACGCGTTTCGTCGCCATCAAGGAATCCTCCGACGACATCCGCCGCACCACCGAGATCATCAACCATTTCGGCGACCGCTTCGCGGTGCTGACCGGCGTCGACAACCTCGCCTTCGAGGCCCTGAGCGTCGGCGCGGTCGGCTGGGTCGCGGGCCTGGTCGTCGCCTTCCCGGAGGAGACCGTGGCGATCTACCGCCTGATGAAGGCCGGTCGCACCGCGGAGGCGCTCGAGATCTACCGCTGGTTCCGCCCGCTCCTCGACCTCGACGTCTCGACCTTCCTGGTCCAGAACATCAAGCTCGCCGAGGCGCTGGCGATCGGCTCGACCGAGCACGTCCGGATGCCGAGGAAGCCGCTGTCGGGCGAGCGCCGGGCCGCCGTCGAGGCGATCGTCCGCACCGCCCTGGAGCGGCGCCCCTCCCTGAAGCTGGCGGCGTAA
- a CDS encoding NAD(P)/FAD-dependent oxidoreductase — MPREVAIVGAGIVGLATAHHLLEEGWRVRLIERGGIAEGASLGNAGALAFTDVLPLASPGILRKAPRWMLDPLGPLALPPAYLPRIAPWLVRFWRASLPDRHAHATQVQSGLMRLAAQAMAAMVESAGLTERLRHDGNLELYESEADLAAAGPGWAAREREGIAFEHVQADRLAELQPGLSPRFVAGTFTPNWMTVDDPHRFALALHAVVAAKGATLTRGEVRDIAPAGEGVRLTLSDGTSLSAEACVLATGAWSRDLARRLGDSVPLDTERGYNTTLPPGAFPLRRQLTFGGHGFVVTPLATGIRVGGAVEFGGLHRPPNFARADAMLRKAAAFLPGLDTAGGRQWMGFRPSLPDSLPVIGPSRASPRVIYAFGHGHLGLTQSAGTGRIVADLLAGRASGVDVAALRAGRFG, encoded by the coding sequence ATGCCCCGCGAGGTCGCGATCGTCGGGGCCGGCATCGTCGGCCTCGCCACCGCCCATCACTTGCTGGAAGAGGGCTGGCGGGTGCGGCTGATCGAGCGCGGCGGGATCGCCGAGGGGGCGAGCCTCGGCAATGCTGGGGCGCTCGCCTTCACCGACGTGCTGCCGCTCGCCTCGCCGGGCATCCTCCGCAAGGCGCCGCGCTGGATGCTCGATCCCCTCGGGCCCCTGGCCCTGCCGCCGGCCTACCTGCCGCGGATCGCGCCCTGGCTCGTGCGCTTCTGGCGCGCCAGCCTGCCCGACCGGCACGCCCACGCGACGCAGGTCCAGTCCGGCCTGATGCGGCTCGCCGCGCAGGCCATGGCGGCGATGGTGGAGTCGGCCGGCCTGACTGAGCGGCTGCGCCACGACGGCAACCTCGAACTCTACGAGAGCGAGGCGGACCTCGCCGCCGCCGGGCCCGGCTGGGCGGCGCGGGAGCGGGAGGGCATCGCCTTCGAGCATGTCCAGGCTGACCGCCTCGCGGAACTGCAGCCCGGCCTGTCGCCGCGGTTCGTCGCCGGCACCTTCACGCCGAACTGGATGACGGTGGACGATCCGCACCGTTTCGCCCTGGCGCTCCACGCCGTCGTCGCGGCGAAGGGAGCCACGCTTACCAGGGGCGAGGTGCGGGACATCGCACCCGCAGGCGAGGGCGTGCGCCTGACGCTCTCCGACGGCACGAGCCTGAGCGCCGAGGCCTGCGTGCTCGCGACCGGGGCCTGGTCGCGGGACCTCGCCCGCCGCCTCGGCGATTCCGTGCCCCTCGACACCGAGCGCGGCTACAACACCACGCTGCCGCCCGGCGCCTTCCCCCTGCGCCGGCAGCTCACCTTCGGCGGCCACGGCTTCGTGGTCACGCCGCTCGCCACCGGCATCCGGGTCGGCGGCGCCGTCGAGTTCGGCGGCCTCCATCGTCCGCCGAACTTCGCCCGCGCCGACGCGATGCTGAGGAAGGCCGCCGCCTTCCTGCCGGGTCTCGACACGGCGGGCGGCCGGCAATGGATGGGATTCCGGCCCTCGCTTCCCGACAGCCTGCCGGTGATCGGCCCGTCCCGGGCGAGCCCGCGGGTGATCTACGCCTTCGGCCACGGCCATCTCGGCCTGACGCAAAGCGCCGGGACGGGGCGGATCGTGGCGGACCTGCTGGCGGGGCGGGCGTCGGGCGTGGACGTGGCGGCGTTGCGGGCCGGGCGGTTCGGGTGA
- a CDS encoding DUF3297 family protein codes for MTDTPPDRLSTDPRSPFHDAALLERGVGVRFKGVEKTNVEEYCVSEGWVRLAAGNAKDRFGNPMTVKLKGPVEPYFRSQDAGAADAE; via the coding sequence ATGACCGATACCCCGCCCGACCGCCTCAGCACCGATCCGCGCAGCCCCTTCCACGATGCCGCCCTGCTCGAGCGCGGCGTCGGCGTGCGCTTCAAGGGCGTCGAGAAGACCAATGTCGAGGAATATTGCGTGAGCGAGGGCTGGGTGCGGCTCGCGGCCGGCAATGCCAAGGACCGCTTCGGCAACCCGATGACCGTGAAGCTGAAGGGCCCGGTCGAGCCCTATTTCCGCAGCCAGGACGCCGGCGCCGCCGATGCCGAGTAA
- a CDS encoding sigma-70 family RNA polymerase sigma factor: MMAPSTTIRPNETDPDPTPPGCDEAPALPPGIQAHLGATLRAAYDDAALPPCAKLEELVSRLVAALAGLDAAPAEAFRRDLLAEVPRLRRRALTLCNNHARADDLVQETLLKAWAAQDRFVPGTYLAAWLYTILRNSFYSEYQKRTREVGDPDGLFAASLVSLPAQDGNLHLRDVQAALDRLVPDQREALLLSAVHDLSYEDIATAMACRVGTVKSRINRARARLAELLG, from the coding sequence ATGATGGCGCCGTCGACCACGATACGTCCGAACGAGACCGATCCGGACCCGACTCCCCCCGGGTGCGACGAGGCACCCGCCCTGCCGCCCGGCATCCAGGCCCATCTCGGCGCGACCCTGCGCGCCGCCTACGACGATGCGGCACTGCCGCCCTGCGCAAAGCTGGAAGAGCTGGTCTCGCGCCTCGTCGCGGCGCTCGCCGGCCTCGACGCCGCGCCGGCGGAGGCCTTCCGCCGCGACCTGCTGGCGGAGGTGCCGCGGCTGCGCCGCCGGGCCCTGACCCTGTGCAACAACCACGCCCGCGCCGACGACCTGGTGCAGGAGACCCTGCTCAAGGCCTGGGCGGCGCAGGACCGGTTCGTGCCGGGCACCTACCTGGCGGCCTGGCTCTACACGATCCTGCGCAACAGCTTCTATTCCGAGTACCAGAAGCGGACGCGCGAGGTCGGCGATCCCGACGGGCTGTTCGCCGCGAGCCTGGTTTCCCTGCCGGCCCAGGACGGCAATCTCCACCTGCGCGACGTGCAGGCCGCCCTCGACCGCCTGGTGCCGGACCAGCGCGAGGCGCTGCTGCTCTCGGCCGTGCACGACCTCTCCTACGAGGACATCGCCACGGCGATGGCGTGCCGGGTCGGCACGGTGAAGAGCCGGATCAACCGCGCCCGGGCGCGGCTCGCCGAGCTGCTGGGCTGA
- a CDS encoding MFS transporter, whose amino-acid sequence MQAVPGALPRFLLVYAALYAGYGLTTPFLPALLAERGLGPTEVGLVLAAGTGIRLVAGPLAGRVADRLAAGRGVLALCAALSGLSALLYLAGHGFTGLLLAGLAHAAATAPLAPLADALAIPASKASRFAYGTVRGAGSAAFIAGTLAGGQVVGALGLAALPVAGALAFAGLAGATFRLPAAGTAAGAPVTTGAGSLLRSAAFRRLVAVAALVIGSHAVHDAFAVIRWRAAGLSPATASLLWAEAVAAEVLVFLVVGPTLLARLGPAGALALAAGAGILRWSVAALTVAVPVLVGIQALHGLTFALLHLAAMQILGRTVPPGLAATAQTLYGTLGLGIATTLATLAAGPLYGALGAGAFWVMAGACAAALPLVRGLPTGGLPTAGLPTGGLPTEGPPTGELPVENSREREAPR is encoded by the coding sequence ATGCAGGCCGTCCCGGGCGCGCTGCCGCGCTTCCTCCTCGTCTACGCCGCGCTCTATGCCGGTTACGGCCTCACGACGCCGTTCCTGCCCGCGCTCCTCGCCGAGCGCGGGCTCGGCCCCACCGAGGTCGGGCTGGTGCTCGCCGCCGGCACCGGCATCCGCCTCGTCGCCGGTCCGCTCGCGGGCCGCGTCGCCGACCGGCTCGCCGCCGGACGGGGCGTGCTGGCGCTCTGCGCCGCCCTCTCGGGCCTGAGCGCCCTCCTCTACCTCGCCGGCCACGGATTCACCGGGCTTCTGCTCGCCGGCCTCGCGCACGCCGCCGCGACGGCGCCCCTCGCGCCTCTCGCCGACGCCCTGGCGATCCCGGCGTCGAAGGCGTCCCGCTTCGCCTACGGCACCGTGCGGGGCGCGGGCTCGGCCGCCTTCATCGCCGGCACCCTGGCGGGCGGGCAGGTCGTGGGGGCCCTCGGCCTCGCGGCCCTGCCGGTGGCGGGCGCCCTCGCCTTCGCGGGCCTTGCCGGGGCGACATTCCGCCTGCCGGCCGCCGGGACGGCCGCCGGGGCGCCCGTCACGACCGGGGCCGGATCGCTCCTGCGGTCGGCCGCCTTCCGCCGCCTCGTCGCGGTGGCCGCCCTGGTGATCGGCAGCCACGCGGTTCACGACGCCTTCGCGGTGATCCGCTGGCGCGCGGCGGGCCTGAGCCCGGCGACCGCGAGCCTGCTCTGGGCCGAGGCGGTGGCGGCGGAGGTGCTGGTCTTCCTCGTCGTCGGCCCAACGCTCCTCGCCCGCCTCGGCCCCGCCGGCGCCCTGGCGCTGGCGGCCGGCGCCGGGATCCTGCGCTGGTCGGTGGCCGCGCTCACCGTCGCGGTGCCGGTCCTCGTCGGCATCCAGGCCCTGCACGGGCTGACCTTCGCGCTCCTGCACCTCGCGGCGATGCAGATCCTCGGCCGGACCGTGCCGCCCGGTCTCGCTGCGACGGCCCAGACCCTCTACGGCACCCTCGGCCTCGGGATCGCCACCACCCTGGCGACGCTCGCCGCCGGCCCGCTCTACGGCGCCCTCGGGGCGGGGGCGTTCTGGGTCATGGCGGGCGCCTGCGCGGCGGCCCTGCCGCTCGTGCGAGGCTTGCCGACAGGAGGCTTACCGACCGCAGGCTTACCGACCGGAGGCTTGCCGACGGAAGGCCCGCCGACGGGGGAGTTGCCGGTCGAGAACTCGCGGGAACGGGAGGCCCCGCGATAA